The following coding sequences lie in one Spirosoma sp. KUDC1026 genomic window:
- a CDS encoding cation:dicarboxylate symporter family transporter, whose translation MKKLLTNLTFWVLTAIVSGALLGHFAPVTAVQLEFLGKWFINVVKLFINPIIFLTITLGISSMGDLKKVGRVGGKALLYFEIVTTLALLIGIGVANLIRPGDGVATGNLNGGAISQYTQRAESFSWLKFLADNLTLQVLLVSIVVGMVLSRYEGRERILGWLSMASKWVFKGLHMVMRFAPIGAFGGMAYTIGKYGIGTLLPLAKLMTTVYATMFLFVFVVLNAILRYYRISLWSFLKYIRQELLIVLGTSSSEAALPALMEKLERMGCAKPVVGLVVPAGYSFNLDGTTIYLSLATLFLAQVFGVELTGSQILTIIGILMVTSKGAAGVTGSGFVVLASTLTAIRVIPVEGLALLLGVDRFMSEARSITNFIGNAVATVFLANNEKAFDRTMMEQAFNHHTPPPSVPDLPTPEPVLNR comes from the coding sequence ATGAAAAAGCTACTAACTAATCTGACGTTCTGGGTCCTCACCGCAATCGTATCAGGTGCTCTGCTGGGTCACTTCGCCCCCGTCACCGCCGTTCAGCTGGAATTTCTGGGCAAGTGGTTCATCAACGTAGTCAAGCTGTTCATCAACCCGATCATTTTCCTGACTATTACGCTGGGCATCAGCAGCATGGGAGATCTGAAGAAAGTCGGTCGGGTAGGCGGTAAGGCTCTGTTATACTTCGAAATCGTAACAACGCTGGCCCTGCTCATTGGTATCGGCGTGGCTAACCTCATCCGGCCCGGCGACGGCGTAGCAACGGGCAATCTTAACGGTGGAGCTATCAGTCAGTACACGCAACGGGCGGAATCCTTCTCATGGCTCAAATTCCTGGCCGATAACCTCACGTTACAGGTCCTGCTGGTATCGATTGTCGTGGGTATGGTCCTGAGCCGATACGAAGGCCGGGAGCGGATACTGGGCTGGTTGTCGATGGCGTCGAAGTGGGTATTCAAGGGGCTGCATATGGTCATGCGCTTCGCCCCGATTGGCGCATTTGGCGGGATGGCCTATACCATCGGCAAGTACGGCATTGGTACGTTATTACCGTTGGCCAAGCTGATGACCACCGTTTATGCGACCATGTTTCTGTTCGTATTCGTGGTACTCAACGCCATCCTACGTTATTATAGAATTAGTCTCTGGTCGTTCCTGAAGTACATTCGGCAGGAGTTACTGATCGTACTCGGCACCTCGTCGTCGGAGGCCGCGCTACCCGCCCTGATGGAAAAGCTCGAACGAATGGGCTGCGCCAAACCCGTAGTGGGGCTGGTCGTTCCAGCGGGCTACTCGTTCAACCTTGACGGCACTACCATTTATTTATCGCTGGCAACGCTCTTTCTGGCGCAGGTCTTCGGCGTTGAACTGACCGGTTCACAAATCCTGACGATCATTGGTATTCTGATGGTTACCTCAAAAGGGGCGGCAGGCGTCACGGGCAGCGGTTTTGTGGTGCTCGCCAGCACGTTGACAGCCATACGGGTAATTCCGGTCGAAGGGCTGGCGCTGCTGCTGGGTGTCGACCGGTTCATGTCCGAAGCGCGTTCGATCACCAATTTCATTGGCAATGCCGTTGCCACGGTTTTCCTGGCCAACAATGAAAAAGCGTTCGACCGAACCATGATGGAGCAAGCCTTTAACCATCACACGCCCCCTCCGTCTGTCCCTGATCTCCCTACTCCCGAACCCGTCCTGAATCGGTAA
- a CDS encoding AEC family transporter — MTESRTTQAEPMVNVALLLICLLAGILLRQSRAVPADAHLTVNQLLITVFIPALTLLHIPDMQLNRELLLPALVPWFVFLVGLLFFGVVSRSLRRSSQALDRPTLGALQLTGGISSVSFVGFPLFELLYGKAGLAVGIVMSQAGTFGVAMTLGVALASWHTARQPSWRQLLGNMLRFPPFPVFLLALAANGLGYRHPALVHDLLEKISAPFSVLALLSVGLQLRWRAEPAERYRLLLVLSYKLLLAPLLVFALCRFWLGRHDYVANLCVLGSAIGPMNTAAILASRYQLNAPLASQMVGIGIPLSFPVVVLIYLFL; from the coding sequence ATGACGGAATCTCGAACAACCCAAGCCGAGCCTATGGTGAATGTGGCGCTGTTGCTTATCTGCCTGCTCGCGGGGATACTGTTGCGACAGAGCCGGGCAGTTCCCGCCGATGCTCATCTAACGGTGAATCAGCTGCTGATAACGGTATTCATTCCGGCGCTGACGTTGCTGCATATTCCGGACATGCAGCTGAACCGGGAGCTTTTGTTACCGGCGCTGGTTCCCTGGTTCGTGTTTCTGGTTGGCCTGTTGTTTTTCGGGGTGGTCAGTCGATCCCTGCGGAGGAGCAGTCAGGCGCTTGACCGCCCCACGCTGGGGGCGCTTCAATTAACTGGTGGCATCAGCAGTGTTTCGTTCGTGGGCTTTCCGCTGTTCGAACTACTCTACGGCAAAGCGGGTCTGGCAGTGGGTATCGTAATGAGTCAGGCCGGTACGTTCGGCGTCGCCATGACGCTGGGCGTAGCACTGGCCAGTTGGCATACGGCCAGGCAGCCTTCGTGGCGGCAACTACTGGGCAACATGCTCCGATTTCCGCCCTTTCCGGTTTTTTTGCTGGCATTAGCTGCGAACGGACTGGGTTACCGGCATCCGGCGCTGGTGCATGACCTCCTCGAAAAAATCAGTGCGCCGTTTTCAGTACTGGCTCTGTTATCGGTGGGTTTGCAGCTACGCTGGCGGGCAGAACCCGCCGAACGTTACCGGCTCCTGCTGGTCCTATCCTACAAATTACTGCTGGCCCCGCTGCTGGTTTTTGCCCTGTGCCGATTCTGGCTGGGGCGCCATGATTACGTCGCCAACCTGTGCGTACTGGGCTCGGCGATTGGTCCGATGAATACGGCGGCTATTCTGGCGAGTCGCTACCAGCTGAACGCTCCACTGGCGTCGCAGATGGTGGGCATCGGCATTCCGCTGTCGTTTCCTGTTGTTGTTCTGATTTATCTGTTTCTCTAA